From a region of the Paenibacillus sp. R14(2021) genome:
- a CDS encoding AraC family transcriptional regulator produces MTIHRPIALMHGIDFFDAALPIYVNRAVEDYQLTEHRHDFLEISYVSEGAGTHHIGAGAFPVAPGDIFLIPVGVSHVFRPLTAAPKQPLIVYNCVIAPEAVHRLLGSVPGGSELALLLDAADYRRYADPYGEFQRMFQRLHYEFLASDPGREAALYQGVLGLLIYLFRLDRKRSAASAAARPAMPVGLETVIDTIHSRFDQELSAPAMAAIAGIGERQFHRLFAKQTGMSFKAYHQHVRMLEACRLLRTTNRKISDIASAVGYQDLPFFNGLFRRKNGVSPRAYRASSSAH; encoded by the coding sequence ATGACGATCCATCGCCCCATTGCGCTTATGCACGGCATCGATTTCTTCGACGCTGCGCTGCCGATCTACGTGAATCGGGCGGTCGAGGACTATCAGCTGACGGAGCACCGGCATGATTTTCTGGAGATCAGCTACGTAAGCGAAGGAGCAGGCACGCATCACATCGGCGCAGGCGCGTTTCCGGTCGCGCCAGGCGATATCTTCCTGATTCCCGTCGGCGTGTCGCATGTGTTCCGTCCGTTGACGGCTGCGCCGAAGCAGCCGCTCATCGTCTACAACTGCGTCATCGCGCCGGAAGCCGTGCATCGGCTGCTAGGCAGCGTACCGGGCGGCAGCGAGCTGGCGCTGCTTCTGGATGCTGCCGATTACCGGCGTTATGCTGATCCCTACGGCGAATTTCAGCGAATGTTCCAACGGCTCCATTACGAATTCCTCGCGAGCGATCCCGGACGAGAAGCGGCGCTGTATCAAGGCGTGCTCGGCCTGCTCATCTATTTGTTCCGATTGGACCGCAAGCGGTCCGCTGCATCCGCGGCGGCGAGGCCGGCTATGCCGGTCGGATTGGAAACGGTCATCGATACGATCCACAGCCGGTTCGATCAGGAGCTGTCCGCGCCTGCGATGGCCGCCATCGCAGGCATCGGCGAACGGCAGTTCCACCGCTTGTTCGCGAAGCAGACCGGCATGTCATTCAAGGCATACCACCAGCATGTCCGCATGCTCGAAGCCTGCCGCCTGCTGCGCACGACCAACCGCAAAATCAGCGACATCGCCTCCGCCGTCGGCTATCAGGACCTTCCCTTCTTTAATGGCCTGTTCCGACGAAAGAACGGCGTCTCGCCGAGGGCGTACCGTGCTTCGAGCTCAGCGCACTAA
- a CDS encoding alpha-L-rhamnosidase: MVFEVKSLTCEYRKGLLGTDVQVPRFGWELRAGRRGTVQSAYQLQVTEEEGGFESPLWDSGKVNASQSIQVVYGGPPLSSRTRYYVRVKAWDQNGLESAWSDPAWWETALLAPEEWQAEWITPDEAAIDPQAEPVFMLGKRFGVKPGIVSARIYATAAGVYELYVNGVRVGDELLAPGWTSYRKRHAYQSYDVTDMLADGDNAIGALLGNGWYKGRLGWSTGHQLYGERRALLLQLHIRYADGTEETVVSDTTWKVSEAPIRKSDIYDGEAYDARLEQSGWSTAQFDDSAWSGTQRLALPISQLVAQEHQPVRVTETIRPRELMITPRGETVLDMGQNMVGRIRLTLNVPAGTEIRLTHAEVLDKEGNFYTGNLRTAKQEIVYTAKGVDGETYAPTFTFMGFRYLKVEGYPAGQEAELTDRIQGEVMHTDMTPTGEFDCSSEAVNQLQRNIVWGQRGNFLDVPTDCPQRDERLGWTGDAQVFVRTAAFNYDVASFFAKWLRDLKADQSAEGSVPFVVPDALNAVNASGAQTKEGEITASSAWGDAAVICPWTMYLCYGDVRVLEEQFDSMRAWIGYIRKQGDNEYLWNTGFHFGDWLGLDAKENSYVGATPRDLIATAFYAYSTRLVRETAVVLGRAEEVREYGELYGRIKAEFQKEFVTPNGRLAAPTQTAHVLALTFELVEGEVKKRIARDLNELVVSNEYHLTTGFVGTPYLCFALSNNGFHETAVKLLMQEKYPSWLYPVSKGATTIWEHWDGIKPDGSFWSDDMNSYNHYAYGAIGEWMYRCVAGLDMDETEPAYRKIRIHPRFADGALTHASAALQSPYGRIESAWSVDEEQTVVRMTIPANTTAEVILDGTTLAEVREGGIAAVAADGITAAAESENGVILTAGSGTYEFRYAMKKEIEIEAALV; this comes from the coding sequence ATGGTTTTTGAAGTGAAATCGCTTACTTGCGAGTATCGCAAAGGTCTGCTGGGGACGGATGTTCAGGTGCCTCGGTTCGGGTGGGAACTGCGGGCTGGCCGCAGAGGAACGGTGCAGTCGGCTTACCAGCTGCAGGTCACGGAAGAGGAAGGCGGCTTCGAGTCTCCACTGTGGGACAGCGGCAAAGTAAACGCTTCGCAATCGATTCAGGTGGTCTATGGCGGACCGCCCTTGTCTTCGCGGACAAGGTATTACGTACGCGTGAAAGCTTGGGATCAGAACGGCTTGGAGTCGGCGTGGAGCGATCCGGCCTGGTGGGAGACGGCGCTGCTAGCGCCCGAAGAATGGCAAGCGGAGTGGATCACGCCGGACGAGGCCGCCATTGATCCGCAGGCGGAGCCGGTATTCATGCTGGGCAAACGGTTCGGCGTCAAGCCAGGCATCGTCTCGGCCCGCATATACGCAACGGCAGCCGGCGTCTACGAGCTGTACGTCAACGGAGTTAGAGTCGGTGACGAGCTGCTTGCTCCGGGGTGGACCAGCTATCGGAAGCGGCATGCCTATCAATCGTACGACGTAACGGACATGCTGGCGGACGGGGACAATGCCATCGGCGCACTGCTCGGCAACGGCTGGTATAAAGGCCGGCTGGGCTGGTCAACCGGCCACCAGCTGTATGGGGAACGCCGTGCGCTGCTGCTTCAGCTGCATATTCGCTATGCCGACGGCACGGAAGAGACCGTCGTGAGCGACACGACGTGGAAAGTCTCGGAGGCGCCGATCCGCAAATCGGATATTTACGACGGCGAAGCGTATGACGCCCGTCTCGAGCAAAGCGGATGGAGCACCGCGCAGTTCGACGATTCGGCTTGGAGCGGGACGCAGCGCCTCGCGCTGCCGATCTCGCAGCTCGTCGCGCAGGAGCATCAACCGGTACGGGTTACGGAGACGATTCGTCCGCGGGAGCTGATGATCACGCCGCGCGGCGAGACCGTGCTCGACATGGGGCAGAACATGGTGGGTAGGATCCGGTTGACGCTGAACGTCCCGGCGGGAACCGAGATTCGGCTGACCCACGCGGAAGTGCTGGATAAGGAAGGAAATTTCTATACGGGCAACCTGCGTACCGCGAAGCAGGAAATTGTCTATACGGCAAAGGGCGTTGACGGCGAGACGTACGCGCCAACCTTCACGTTCATGGGCTTCCGGTATTTGAAGGTCGAGGGCTATCCGGCCGGGCAGGAGGCAGAGCTTACTGACCGCATCCAAGGCGAGGTCATGCATACGGATATGACGCCGACAGGCGAGTTCGATTGCTCCAGCGAGGCGGTGAATCAGCTGCAGCGCAATATCGTATGGGGACAGCGGGGCAATTTCCTCGATGTGCCGACGGACTGCCCGCAGCGCGACGAGCGTCTCGGCTGGACCGGCGACGCGCAGGTGTTCGTCCGTACGGCGGCGTTCAACTATGATGTCGCCTCGTTCTTCGCGAAGTGGCTTCGCGACCTCAAGGCGGATCAGAGCGCAGAAGGCAGCGTGCCGTTCGTCGTGCCGGACGCGCTGAATGCAGTCAATGCTTCGGGCGCGCAGACGAAGGAAGGGGAAATTACGGCTTCGTCCGCTTGGGGCGACGCCGCCGTCATTTGCCCATGGACGATGTACCTCTGCTACGGGGATGTCCGCGTACTTGAGGAACAATTCGACAGCATGCGCGCGTGGATCGGCTACATTCGCAAGCAGGGCGATAACGAGTATCTTTGGAATACCGGCTTCCACTTCGGCGACTGGCTCGGCCTGGATGCCAAGGAGAACAGCTACGTTGGGGCAACGCCTCGCGATCTGATCGCGACGGCATTCTACGCATATTCTACGCGGCTGGTCAGGGAAACCGCGGTCGTGCTTGGCCGCGCCGAGGAGGTTCGCGAATACGGCGAGCTGTACGGCCGAATCAAGGCCGAATTCCAGAAGGAGTTCGTGACGCCGAACGGCCGGCTGGCCGCGCCGACGCAGACGGCGCATGTGCTGGCGCTGACGTTCGAGCTGGTCGAAGGAGAGGTCAAGAAACGCATCGCCCGGGACCTGAACGAGCTTGTCGTTAGCAACGAGTATCATCTAACGACGGGCTTCGTCGGCACGCCGTATCTGTGTTTCGCGCTGTCGAACAACGGCTTCCACGAGACCGCCGTGAAGCTGCTCATGCAGGAGAAATACCCGTCATGGCTCTATCCGGTGTCGAAGGGTGCGACGACAATCTGGGAACATTGGGACGGCATCAAGCCGGACGGGTCGTTCTGGAGCGACGACATGAACTCGTATAACCATTATGCTTACGGCGCGATCGGTGAATGGATGTACCGCTGCGTGGCAGGGCTGGATATGGATGAGACGGAGCCCGCTTATCGGAAAATCCGCATTCATCCGCGGTTTGCGGATGGCGCGCTGACGCATGCGAGCGCCGCGCTTCAATCGCCGTACGGCCGAATCGAGTCGGCATGGTCGGTAGACGAGGAGCAAACCGTCGTACGCATGACCATTCCGGCGAACACGACGGCGGAGGTTATTCTGGACGGCACGACGCTTGCCGAAGTGAGGGAGGGCGGAATCGCGGCCGTTGCTGCAGACGGCATTACCGCCGCGGCGGAATCCGAGAATGGCGTCATCCTGACGGCGGGTTCGGGCACGTACGAGTTCCGCTATGCGATGAAGAAGGAAATCGAGATCGAGGCGGCGCTCGTCTAG
- a CDS encoding ferredoxin: MGFYTKVDKETCIACGACGAAAPDIFGYDDEGLAENILPGDGNEGIIEVSKELEDDLDDAESGCPTGSIVTSKKPYK; this comes from the coding sequence ATGGGTTTTTATACAAAGGTTGATAAAGAAACCTGCATAGCATGCGGGGCGTGCGGCGCGGCTGCACCGGACATATTCGGCTATGACGATGAAGGCTTGGCGGAGAATATCCTGCCAGGGGACGGTAATGAGGGCATTATTGAAGTGTCGAAGGAGCTGGAGGATGATTTGGATGATGCGGAGTCGGGCTGTCCGACAGGCTCGATCGTAACGTCGAAGAAGCCTTATAAGTAA
- a CDS encoding oxidoreductase, whose product MNNISKVWMITGAARGFGLEIAQAVLETGDKVIATVRSKPEELAARLNNNPNLLVTVLDITDEEAAKQTAARSVAAFGSIDVLVNNAGYGLLSAVEEATGDEVRRNFETNVFGTLNMVRAVLPHMRERRSGHIINISSVGGLGAYAGWGVYGSTKFAVEGLTEALALELAPLGIHATVVAPGFFRTDFLDTSSLTRTSNVIDDYADTVGAMRSFATEANKKQPGDPKKLAQAFIKLANAEKPPVHLPLGNDTLARYAQKTADFQQDIANWQEVITGTDHDDVK is encoded by the coding sequence ATGAACAACATAAGCAAAGTTTGGATGATTACCGGTGCTGCAAGAGGGTTTGGACTTGAAATCGCGCAGGCCGTACTAGAAACCGGAGACAAGGTCATCGCGACGGTTCGAAGCAAGCCCGAGGAGCTTGCCGCCCGCTTGAACAACAACCCGAACCTGCTCGTCACCGTGCTCGATATCACGGATGAAGAAGCAGCTAAGCAGACTGCAGCCCGTTCCGTCGCGGCGTTCGGCTCCATCGACGTGCTGGTAAATAATGCCGGCTACGGCCTGCTGAGCGCGGTCGAGGAAGCAACCGGAGATGAGGTTCGCCGAAATTTCGAAACGAACGTATTCGGCACGCTCAATATGGTCCGTGCCGTTCTGCCTCACATGCGGGAACGCCGCTCCGGGCATATTATTAACATCTCGTCGGTTGGCGGCTTAGGGGCGTATGCCGGCTGGGGCGTATACGGCTCCACCAAATTCGCGGTAGAAGGCCTTACGGAGGCGCTCGCGCTAGAACTGGCTCCGCTCGGCATTCATGCCACGGTTGTCGCTCCGGGCTTCTTCCGCACCGACTTCCTGGATACCTCTTCCTTAACCCGGACCAGCAACGTGATCGATGATTACGCCGATACGGTCGGCGCGATGCGCAGCTTTGCCACCGAAGCGAACAAGAAACAGCCTGGCGATCCGAAGAAGCTTGCGCAGGCGTTCATCAAGCTGGCAAACGCGGAGAAGCCTCCCGTACATCTGCCGCTTGGCAACGATACGCTCGCTCGTTATGCACAGAAAACAGCCGACTTCCAGCAGGATATCGCGAACTGGCAGGAGGTTATTACCGGCACGGATCATGACGACGTGAAGTAA
- a CDS encoding DinB family protein translates to MKYVEEIMSTMNTELDRILSCLDLLSEEQIWCKFKPAMNAVGNLCIHLAGNEYQHVISGIGRMPNIRQRTSEFTSDRTYTRDELKALLTRTRNESSGILNRLTEDELSQPVRIHYSIDDWNTMKDRSPNEAEEAGYTRDIQTILHQVSEHYGYHTGQIILLTKLLIDTDKSLSGYTH, encoded by the coding sequence GTGAAATACGTAGAAGAAATCATGAGTACCATGAATACGGAACTAGATCGAATTCTTTCCTGCTTGGATTTGTTATCGGAAGAACAAATCTGGTGCAAATTCAAGCCTGCTATGAACGCAGTGGGAAACTTGTGTATCCATTTGGCTGGAAATGAATATCAGCATGTTATAAGCGGGATCGGAAGAATGCCAAACATTAGACAAAGGACAAGTGAATTCACTTCCGACCGTACCTATACAAGAGATGAACTAAAAGCATTGTTAACTCGAACGAGAAACGAATCATCAGGGATCCTCAATCGCTTAACCGAAGATGAACTGAGCCAACCTGTAAGAATCCATTATTCAATAGATGATTGGAATACGATGAAGGATAGAAGTCCGAATGAAGCTGAAGAGGCTGGATATACAAGGGATATCCAAACTATATTACACCAGGTAAGCGAGCATTATGGTTATCATACCGGTCAAATCATTTTACTTACAAAGCTTTTAATCGATACGGATAAATCCTTATCAGGATATACGCATTGA
- a CDS encoding SDR family oxidoreductase — protein MKKTIFITGTSSGLGKLTAIAFAKLGWNVAATMRTPEKETELTQYDNIKLFKLDVTDVAQVKSAVEQAIAAFGRIDVVVNNAGMGSYGALELAKEDTIDWQFAVNVRGPINVIRAFLPHYRENNGGKFINISSYMGVTSAVPLGSLYNMSKFALEGLTEGLYYELKPFNIGLHLIEQGGSKGNNFIDSIVWNTSEEIKAYDGIIAKLKSLMESAKDDESLVDDPQTIVNAIKALATGESTQFRTLVGDSAKGLMAMRNSMPIEEYLEKIAANYN, from the coding sequence ATGAAGAAAACTATTTTTATTACAGGCACGAGCTCAGGACTTGGCAAATTAACCGCAATTGCTTTTGCTAAGCTGGGTTGGAACGTTGCAGCGACGATGCGGACGCCGGAGAAAGAAACAGAGCTGACGCAGTACGATAATATTAAGCTGTTCAAGCTCGACGTGACCGATGTCGCTCAGGTGAAATCGGCGGTAGAGCAGGCGATTGCGGCTTTCGGCCGAATCGACGTCGTGGTCAACAATGCGGGCATGGGCTCGTACGGCGCTTTGGAGCTGGCGAAGGAAGACACGATCGATTGGCAGTTTGCCGTGAATGTCCGCGGTCCTATTAACGTTATTCGTGCCTTCCTGCCGCATTACCGGGAGAACAATGGCGGGAAGTTCATCAATATCAGTTCCTATATGGGCGTCACTTCCGCCGTACCGCTCGGTTCACTCTATAATATGTCCAAATTCGCGCTGGAAGGCTTGACCGAGGGCCTCTATTACGAACTGAAGCCGTTCAATATCGGTCTGCATCTGATCGAACAAGGGGGATCCAAAGGCAACAACTTCATCGACAGCATCGTCTGGAATACAAGCGAAGAAATTAAGGCTTACGACGGAATCATAGCCAAATTGAAATCCCTCATGGAATCAGCCAAGGACGACGAGAGCTTGGTCGATGATCCGCAGACGATTGTTAACGCCATTAAAGCGCTGGCCACCGGGGAGAGCACGCAGTTCAGAACGCTGGTGGGCGATTCCGCGAAAGGCCTCATGGCCATGCGGAATTCGATGCCGATCGAGGAATATCTGGAGAAGATCGCAGCGAACTATAATTAA
- a CDS encoding MFS transporter yields MRNNPLQKRTLTLNHLLLLLVVFGGFLIFGFSENIKGPAIPRMQADFSLDEGQLGVLLALNSLGYLVACSFTSALSKRIGIKWTGIAAFASMTLAGVLIYAAKSYLFLSASYFLMYIGNGMLEIGLAIMAARIFTKNTGTMMNLAHFFYGLSSIVAPLIAASMMGWHLSGGGELGWRGMYLIMLSLAVLPILPSLRGKFPEERHEAAEHVSYRELLRDPIAWLIVAILSFGVVSELAVGSWLVNFLEKAYGWSMGDASGMLSAFFLFFTLARLFLGPVTDRIGYTLSVMIFAAFSGLCSLAAVLIGENGAILFAVAGAGIAPIYPTIMAMITKRYPKGTDTAITFTVTLMGIASVIGNLLIGYVIDFVRGQFEGRGSAKGQILGLQAGYEFIALLALLCSGCCLVLYMLLRRRGEVV; encoded by the coding sequence ATGAGGAATAATCCATTGCAGAAAAGAACCTTAACGCTCAATCATCTGCTCTTGCTGCTCGTCGTGTTCGGCGGCTTTCTGATCTTCGGCTTCTCGGAAAATATTAAAGGGCCCGCGATTCCTCGCATGCAGGCCGACTTCAGTCTGGACGAAGGGCAGCTGGGCGTGCTGCTCGCGCTGAATTCGCTCGGTTATCTGGTGGCCTGCTCCTTTACTTCCGCGCTGTCTAAGCGGATCGGGATCAAATGGACGGGCATCGCCGCGTTCGCTTCGATGACGCTCGCTGGCGTGCTTATTTATGCGGCGAAGAGCTATCTGTTTCTGTCCGCATCGTATTTTCTCATGTACATCGGCAATGGCATGCTGGAGATCGGGCTTGCGATTATGGCCGCCCGGATATTCACGAAGAATACCGGCACGATGATGAATCTGGCGCATTTCTTCTATGGACTAAGCTCCATCGTTGCGCCGCTGATCGCCGCCTCGATGATGGGCTGGCACCTATCGGGCGGCGGCGAACTTGGCTGGCGCGGCATGTATCTAATCATGCTGTCGCTTGCCGTGCTGCCCATTCTTCCTTCGCTGCGAGGTAAGTTTCCCGAAGAGCGGCACGAAGCCGCCGAGCATGTCTCCTACCGCGAGCTGCTGCGCGATCCTATAGCTTGGCTGATCGTCGCCATCCTGTCGTTCGGCGTCGTATCGGAGCTGGCTGTCGGCAGCTGGCTGGTCAACTTTCTGGAGAAGGCTTACGGCTGGAGCATGGGTGACGCTTCCGGCATGCTGTCCGCCTTCTTCTTGTTCTTCACGCTTGCGCGGTTGTTTCTGGGGCCGGTCACGGACCGGATCGGCTACACGTTGTCGGTTATGATTTTCGCCGCGTTCTCCGGATTGTGCAGCTTGGCCGCCGTTTTGATCGGCGAGAATGGCGCGATCTTGTTCGCCGTGGCAGGCGCCGGCATTGCCCCAATCTATCCCACGATCATGGCGATGATTACGAAACGCTACCCCAAGGGAACGGATACGGCGATTACGTTCACCGTTACGCTCATGGGCATCGCAAGCGTCATCGGCAATCTTCTTATCGGTTATGTGATCGATTTCGTTCGGGGGCAGTTCGAAGGCAGAGGCAGCGCGAAGGGGCAGATTCTTGGCCTTCAGGCCGGTTACGAGTTTATCGCCCTGCTTGCCTTGTTATGCTCGGGCTGCTGCTTGGTTCTCTATATGCTGCTTCGCCGCCGCGGAGAGGTCGTATGA
- a CDS encoding TetR/AcrR family transcriptional regulator has translation MFDKYNKVQRAVLETTLRIIIQKELQATSMALIAKESGVSTGNIYHYFKSKEEIINELYKAIVAHNGDLVIPGVKQPGTIQERFFRAWEQVLFISRKYPEGFQFIEQYSFSPYISEESKNEAYISGWCGPVDDLYQEAIDQQLFVKMDPKLMVQMHYGSIVYSVKGNIQSNFGLNAETTRQVIQACWNSVLAR, from the coding sequence GTGTTCGACAAGTATAATAAAGTGCAGCGTGCCGTCTTGGAGACGACCCTGCGCATCATTATCCAGAAGGAGCTTCAGGCGACATCCATGGCGCTGATCGCCAAAGAATCCGGCGTGTCGACGGGCAACATTTATCACTATTTCAAGAGCAAGGAAGAGATCATCAACGAGCTGTATAAGGCGATCGTTGCCCATAACGGCGATCTGGTAATCCCAGGCGTGAAGCAGCCGGGCACGATTCAAGAACGATTCTTTCGGGCCTGGGAGCAGGTTCTCTTCATCAGCCGGAAGTACCCGGAAGGCTTTCAATTCATCGAACAGTATTCGTTCTCGCCCTATATTTCGGAGGAGTCCAAGAACGAAGCGTACATCAGCGGATGGTGCGGTCCTGTGGATGACCTGTATCAAGAGGCGATCGATCAGCAGCTATTCGTGAAGATGGACCCTAAGCTGATGGTTCAGATGCATTACGGCTCTATTGTCTACAGCGTCAAAGGAAATATTCAGAGCAATTTCGGACTGAACGCGGAAACCACGCGCCAAGTCATCCAAGCCTGTTGGAATTCCGTTCTGGCGAGATGA
- a CDS encoding NAD(P)/FAD-dependent oxidoreductase, which yields MLKNTYDVIMIGSGHNALIAAAYLTRAGRSVLILEKNDRPGGFLRTEELTLPGFKHDVYAAAHPLFLTGPAYADFKDALEARGLRYVNTDLPTGVSMENGETAVLSRSSEDLAIEAERLAPGDGAALGRMFEAFAPYAGNVFKLFNLDLSGQPASRIIRELLHNEQSRGNGYSPFAASLFSTARNAVSDFRSPVMRAMLASWVTHLGRTPDEIGSGIWVPLTAMALMGGGMPIPEGGSEMLAKALSQLVQDQGGTIVTGTGAERILVKNGKAVAVRTAEGEEYHAKHAVVASTGPDQLYLSLLADEQVSPVLRAQAERFRYGRGCIQIHLALSEAPKWPDPRFANVGQPHLTDGLDGFTQAIAQGMADLLPAKPTFTVDCSTNLDPSRAPAGKAIMRLQVLEVPCRPRGDAAGQIDVGDGTWTQELTERFAERVIGIVGKHIPNVPGAIIGKYVVTPDTIARFNPNSGPGDPYGGSHDFAQSYLFRPLPAQPGHRTEIPNLYMLGAATWPGHGINGGSGYIVAQQLLSHHP from the coding sequence TTGTTGAAGAACACATACGACGTAATTATGATTGGGAGCGGCCATAACGCGCTGATCGCGGCTGCTTATTTGACGCGAGCGGGAAGAAGCGTCCTTATCCTGGAGAAGAATGACCGCCCGGGGGGATTTCTACGCACGGAAGAGCTGACGCTGCCCGGCTTCAAGCATGATGTCTACGCGGCAGCCCATCCCCTGTTCCTGACCGGCCCTGCTTATGCGGACTTCAAGGATGCGCTCGAGGCGCGCGGCCTGCGTTACGTGAACACGGATCTGCCGACAGGCGTTTCGATGGAGAACGGAGAGACAGCCGTTTTATCGCGCTCAAGCGAGGACTTGGCCATTGAAGCGGAGCGGCTGGCCCCCGGCGATGGCGCAGCGCTCGGACGGATGTTCGAAGCATTCGCGCCTTATGCGGGGAATGTATTCAAGTTATTTAATCTCGACTTGTCCGGTCAGCCAGCTTCCCGCATTATTCGGGAGCTGTTGCATAACGAGCAATCCAGAGGAAATGGCTATTCGCCGTTCGCCGCTTCCCTGTTTTCCACCGCCCGCAATGCGGTAAGCGATTTCCGGTCTCCTGTCATGCGCGCCATGCTCGCATCATGGGTTACGCATCTGGGCCGCACGCCGGACGAAATCGGCAGCGGCATCTGGGTGCCGCTCACGGCAATGGCGCTTATGGGCGGCGGGATGCCGATCCCGGAGGGCGGCAGCGAGATGCTTGCGAAGGCACTAAGTCAATTAGTCCAGGATCAGGGCGGCACGATCGTAACAGGTACGGGAGCTGAGCGGATCCTCGTCAAGAACGGCAAGGCTGTTGCCGTGCGCACGGCGGAAGGGGAAGAATACCACGCGAAGCATGCTGTCGTCGCCTCTACAGGCCCGGATCAGCTGTATTTGTCGCTCTTAGCGGACGAACAGGTCAGCCCCGTCCTGCGCGCGCAGGCAGAGCGATTCCGCTATGGAAGAGGCTGCATTCAGATCCATCTCGCACTGAGCGAAGCGCCGAAGTGGCCGGATCCGCGGTTTGCCAACGTCGGCCAGCCCCATCTGACCGATGGGCTCGATGGCTTTACCCAAGCAATCGCGCAGGGGATGGCCGATCTTCTGCCGGCCAAGCCGACCTTTACGGTCGATTGCTCCACCAATCTCGATCCGAGCCGAGCACCGGCAGGCAAAGCCATCATGCGCCTCCAAGTTCTTGAGGTGCCTTGCCGTCCCCGCGGCGATGCAGCCGGTCAGATCGACGTCGGCGACGGCACGTGGACGCAAGAGCTGACCGAACGATTCGCGGAGCGCGTCATTGGCATCGTGGGCAAGCATATTCCAAACGTTCCGGGCGCGATCATCGGCAAGTATGTCGTTACGCCGGACACGATTGCCCGCTTCAACCCGAATTCCGGTCCCGGCGATCCCTACGGCGGATCGCACGACTTCGCGCAGAGCTACTTGTTCCGACCGCTGCCTGCTCAACCGGGCCACCGGACGGAAATCCCGAACCTGTACATGCTGGGTGCTGCCACTTGGCCGGGCCACGGCATCAACGGCGGCTCGGGCTACATCGTGGCGCAGCAGCTGCTATCGCATCACCCGTAA
- a CDS encoding globin — protein sequence MSKAAHGQSGVFLPVCLRGPRALALIYGEIEEIKGKQKKFLTSCSAGCRCIRSRMASRMRKLHMDFIIHPRLAAAWLSCMERAMNTVGLTGEEREFLFDRLRNVAAVMVNAPDDTEAA from the coding sequence ATAAGTAAAGCGGCACATGGCCAGTCAGGCGTTTTTCTGCCCGTTTGTCTACGCGGACCCCGAGCTCTCGCCCTTATTTATGGGGAAATTGAGGAGATCAAAGGTAAACAAAAGAAGTTTCTGACCAGCTGCTCGGCGGGCTGCCGCTGTATACGGAGTCGTATGGCTTCACGAATGAGAAAGCTTCATATGGACTTCATCATTCATCCAAGGCTCGCCGCAGCGTGGCTGTCCTGCATGGAGCGGGCGATGAATACGGTCGGTCTAACCGGCGAGGAGCGGGAATTCCTCTTCGATCGGCTGCGCAATGTGGCAGCGGTAATGGTGAATGCCCCGGATGATACAGAAGCGGCCTGA